Part of the Anopheles gambiae chromosome 3, idAnoGambNW_F1_1, whole genome shotgun sequence genome is shown below.
TAACTGTAGGACCTGGAAAACAGGGACAGAGCGCAAGTCATCCCGAAACGTTTACGGCTGTCTTTGTCGATGCGTATCGGCAAGCATTAAATAATACGCAACACTAGTTGGGGAACCCTCGAACTAGGTTACATTTTCAGGTGGATGGCATAATAGGCAGGTCCTCCCGTATTATAGCATTGTCCTGGATAGTAGTAGCGAGGAAAGAGAGTTCCTCCAGCACGTCGAAAAGCGTTCGATGGCCATGAATCATTCGGGAAATAGGTTTACGAGTttcagtgtttgtttttctgttttccacCAACTCAGCGAATGGCGCTTCACGAGAAAACATATCGAAAAACAATCGAAATATACAGGCCAGAACGGCAGGGAATACATTTCCTGGAACGCATTTTGGCCACACGACTCACTCCCGTACATCAAACTTCCTGGCAACGGTGGACGTACATACATTTCCCTCACCCGCAAACGAATGTAGAGCATCGGAAACGACGATGCCGTAAATTAAAGTGCTTTTGCTCCAACTTTGCTACCGCGGAGGTGTGCCCGAGAGCATGTGAAACCATCGTCGCACGATGTCAACGGGTGATTCGCGGGCAAACACAGCAGTActgttttataatttaataCCAATTTCCGAGATCTCGACACAAAAACACGacaggttgtttgttttgcgtgaaaaattaattaatctttGTGTCAGCTTCCATGCTCCAACTGATGAGGTATGCTGCGTTGAATCGATTCCAAAGCATGATTCAGTTCTGTGGACAAGTGATTTGATAAAATAGACTACACACTCCCTCCCTGGTGCGTGTCAGTGTGATGTGAGGAAATTTGCATACAGATGCATTCAACGAATGCTAACAACCAATCCAAACTCCATTGCAGTTGTTGTGGGAGCATTCATCATTGCTATTGATTTTTAGTGCTCTCGTTAAGTGCGTAATGTTTGGACATGTAGCTTTTCATTCCCAGGAGGGGGAAGAATTCAAGCAGTTATGCACGTAATTTTTATGTTTCGAGAAACGAGTTAATGTAAAATTCGCCgaaaataattgcaaaattGTATGCCTTTTAATCAATTTTTACTGCACACATTAGGAATCTGAAATCACTACTCAAGCGAATCCGAATCTCAATTTCATATGAATTTCTATCCAGTCGCAATCAAACCTCTAGTGATGAGAAAAATTAATCTCTAAAGGGATTCGAATCTTCTAATCCCAAACCTGCTTGGGATTCGAATCTTTGTGGTatagcgttttttgttgtttgcatcggggggggggggggagtttcTGTTTTACTCTTAATCATTTAACATTTCAATACTTACATCATAATTAGTACAGGTAGTCCCTGAGATACGCGGACCtttattcaatatcaaatcaaaTGATATAGCTTGTGACTATAACTTCTAATGTTGCGTTTAACATTACACGAACATTTGCTATATTTTGACTGGATACTGCGTGATTCGACTTCGGAAATTTGCGGTTTCTTCTCGACCCTCATTACAGCCTGTtctaatttcaattaaattgtttattgattttgtagACAATACGGGAatgtgaaaatatttaaattaaataccCTCTATTCGGAAAACTCTCGAATTTCAAAAATCGCTCTTATTTCGCAGTCCCATCGGCTCTCAAATAAAAGAGGgttaattgtaaaaaaatgtgtatttcTCTCCTTAAATATGTCCAAAAATAGTGAATCGTACAATTTATTTACGAAATAACACTGGTTTTATTATGGTAAACAGCAAGACCCTTGTTCAATGTATGTTTAATATTCTAGTCTCTTTCGAATCCCAGTTGAGAATCCCACTAACGAATCCATATCGAATCCTACTTAAATTCAAACGGAACCCAAGTCGAATTATTCTACCGGAGTGTGATAAGTTTTTTTAGCGATTGTATCTTAGAACCTACTGAAATCGGAATCTGCCACCAATTGAACGGAGTATCATAGAGAAAAAAGTTGTTGCATTGACCAGAATACATTTAGGAACGCACTAGTCAACAGTTTACCATTACAATTCTACATTAGATTGGCGCTTAATTGAATATTACGTCCAACAATAATTATAGCAGAACATAACCGACTTATTTATATCATTAGTAGCACTGCAATTAACAGTAagatttttgttgaaaaatttcccaTGGACAAATTGTACAAAACATATACAAAAAGGGTGAACAAGAGTTGCCCAAGATAATCGAATTCACAAGCTGACGGAATTATTGTTTGTTGCATGTCTAACGATCTTAAGGATTTGCTGTACTATTGTTCACTCATCTCTTGAGTATGCTAACGTCTTAGCAGGAACATCATGAACTACTACGGTCTGTTGGACCATCTAGAGATCCATTCAATGCAGATTTTCCTGTTGTGTGCTACAATTATGATGCTTTTATGCCCACTCGAAACCACAAGAAAAGAAGTACAGCTTGGGCTAATGAGCTGCACAACATTGACTTCTTCGTCCTTCGGTTAAGAGGAGTCATGTAAAAGGGTCGTTAATGTTTGGTCCATTGGACATTGAAGACCTTATcaacagcaaagcaaactTCTAagggtctctctctctctattgtaGCCTACACTTTCATTATTTCTGTTTATTCCTGGCTGTTGCTCTCGTGTTCGGCACAAAACAAGTACTTTTCAAGCAAAGCTTACGTCAATCAGATAGTTATTTCTACGGAGGATAGTCCGGATGGGCGACGATCCACTGACGGAGTTGTAAGAACCGGCAAGGCTACCATGAGACTAGCTCCAATGACCAATCTTAATGAGTGTGTTAGTAGTAAAATATCAGTACATACCAGAAGCCGTTTAATATAATTTGTTAttgaaaaaatgtaataaCTATATAACTTTTTTGCACCAAAAATTAAATAGacaagtaaataaataaataaaaataaatactaaataagaaaataattaaatgataaacgaaataaaaaattaacgaaCGAACGTTAACGTTAAAAAATGTTaacgaaattaattaattattaaatgaataaatatagaaaaaaaggaatgatGAAGATTAAATAAGAATTCTAATAAGAGAACAAATATACTTCGAAAGAGAAAGATGATAGACAGACAAGTAACATTGCTAGAAATAACGTAACAAACCAtacttaattaaaaaaaaacgattgatTAACTTTTCTCTTCCCCTTCTCTTCCCATTTCCCCACCCAGGTGCAGGATTTGATTTCCAACAGCCAGCTAAACATCTGCTCGGAGGAGAAGGTGTTCATGGCGGTGCTGAACTGGGTGAAGCACGATCTCAGCGAGCGCAAGAAGCACATATCCGAGCTGATGTCGCACGTCCGACTGCCGCTAGTCAGCCGCGAGTTTCTCATGAACTGCGTCGAAACGGAGGCGCTCGTGCGGGAAGAGTCCCACTGcaaggagctgctgctggaggcgATGAAGTACCACCTGCTGCCCGAGCAGCGCAGCTCCCTCGTGAGCCAGCGGACGCTCGAGCGCCGCCCGGAGGGTATGCGATCGTACATCTTTGCGGTGGGCGGCGGCAGCCTGTTCGCCATCCACAACGAGTGCGAGTGCTACAACCCCAAGACGAACGCGTGGATGACGATCTCGCCGATGATTTCGCGCCGGTCGCGGGCCGGCGTCACCTCGCTCCGGAAGCTGCTGTACGTGGTGGGCGGGTACGACGGCGAGAACGATCTCGCGACGGCCGAATGCTACAACCCGCTCACGAACGAGTGGACCAACATTACGCCCATGGGCACGAAGCGGTCCTGTCTGGGCACGTGCGCCTTCGATGGGCTGCTGTACGTGTGCGGCGGGTACGATGGAGCGTCCTGCTTGAGCAGCGTCGAGCGGTACGACCCACTGACCGGTGTGTGGACGTCCTGTCCGGCGATGAGTACGCGGCGGCGGTACTGCCGGGTGGCGGTGCTGGACAACTGCATCTACTCGCTCGGTGGATTCGATTCCAGCAACTATCAGTCGTCGGTGGAGCGGTTCGATCCGCGCGTCGGCAGCTGGTCGTCCGTGCCGAGCATGACTTCGCGCCGCAGCAGCTGCGGGGTGGCCGCCCTGGACGGCTATCTGTACTGTATCGGTGGCAGCGACGGTACGATGTGCATGCAGACGGGCGAACGGTTCAATCTGCGCACGAACGCCTGGGAACCGATCAGTGCCATGCATTCGCGAAGGTATGTTAGCCGCGTTGGTTGGTCTTCCGCAGTGATGCGATTCTAATAGCATTTTTCTATGCCATTTTATCCACAGATCAACGCACGAGGTGGTGGAAGCGAACGGATTCCTGTACGCACTCGGCGGCAACGATGGCTCCTCGTCGCTCAACTCGGTCGAGCGGTACGATCCGAAGGTGAACAAGTGGACGATCGTCACCTCCATGCTGACGCGGCGCAGCTCGATCGGTGCCTCGGTGCTGGAGTGTTTCAATCTCGAGCGTGGCCTCCTCCAAACCAGCATTTGACCACTGAGCTGTcccaatggtggtggtggtggtggtggtgctgctgctgctgctacagcgGCCGGTGCTACTTCTACGTCCGGACCATCCGATAGCAGTGCAGGCACACCGCCGAGTCAGTAAGTATGCGCTGCGTGCGTTACGGTGTTTCTAGGAAAGAACTCCGCAAAAATCAGTCATTATTATTagataaaacataattaaacagCTAGGCTAGCCAAAACCAGGTTGGAAGGATGGGTTGGGTTGTCGGGGAAgctctttccctccctttgGATACAATGTCGCTTAAGTGTAAGAAGCTGTGCGCGCATTTAAACAGCATTTTTGCAGCAGTCTTAGTTAAGCTCACTCTGCTCCCGCTCAGGCCGCATGCTTTTAAGGAAGActaaaaagaaagaatggTTTCGCCGTCTCACCCGGGTGGGTTCTAGTGAATTTAGGGTGCAGTGTGCCGCCTGTGGCTCTGATCCTTGATGtaagcgtgtttttttctttgttaaacGGTTCAGTATTGTAACTtaccaaaaaccaaccaactcCCCCGTACATTTTTGTATTGATCTTCGTTCCATATACGGgttttcccacgatttattagtcagttcccatgattttttgatcgtatcccatagatttttggttcgttcttataattttttggtattttccgattggatatcaatacaattggaccaaaaaattcttaGAAACGATCAAACAATCGTAGGAACGTAccaaaatatgggaacccaccaaaaattgatgggaaccaaccaataaatcgtgggaaacccggTATTGTTCCATTTTGTTGATCAATCTCTATTCAATGTTGTATTATCGTCCTGGCTCCCATTTTCAtagtggttgtgtgtgtgcgtgtgtgtgtgtgggttattTATGTTAAGAGCAAATTTCACTTTTGTGGGGTAATGTTTTACACTGCCGTtgagtttgttgttgttttagttttattctACCTCTATTTGTTATATAATTTTAAGCGTCCAATTTCGTTGGCTTtacattcacacactcacgcccctttttttttgctttcgtaaaAAACAACTCTGGCAAACTCTTTCTCACGACCAAATGCTGCTTGCTTTCTCTTCCGACTTCTGACGACAAACACTGTGATAAACTCTCTATTTATTAAGAATGCAATCAAGAATGCATCTCTCATGCACGTGCactcgtttgtgtgtgagtgagtcaTCCTTTTTCGAACCATCGGGCATCTATAAAATTCGCTATGCATCCCTTTTGTACACCCCTTTGCCTGCCCTCTTGCATCGCGCATTTTCGCCTTTCCACTCACTTCTCCGTTTTACTGCACCCAAACAAAAATGTGTACTTTGCACAACTTTTATGTGTgcttttaaattcaaaagggaaacatcgtttattgttttttttagtgcTGTTCTATTGCTGTCGTTGTAGCTTTAGTGATGACAAAATACAGTGGAGGAAATTCCTGCAAGTGTAGTTTGATTGTTGAGCAAATCATATTTTTTCTAACTAGatattttaaagcaaaataaagtgaaaaattagatttattttattttttatagttATAGAGGTTTTGGACTCCGTAGCACGCaattaaacctttttaaattaaattaaacaatgaTTTATTAAAAGCTCTTCTGATTTAAACTATTataatttgtttcattaacaaataaacaaataaactttTATTAGAAACGTTACTTTaagatttaaaaagaaaatgcaCGTTTTTGGAATTGTCCATTTTGGtgattaatttattcatgTTTCCAAATTGTTTTTTGATCAGTCCCACTGCtttcctattttttgtttgttgttttatgattCTCGAATGTCTGTATTTCACTTAAATATGGCTCACTATTTGTTAACATCGTTTCAACATTTTATGAATCAAATGGTTGGGTAGCAGAGCAGATAAATCGTGAGATTCAAAAAAAGATTGAAAAAACAgttaaacaaatcatccaaaCCCTTTACATCAATTAAATATAAGATCAAATATAAATTTGTAAAATCATGGTACGCTTCGAACTATAATGATTTTTGcctatttttcatttaattttatatctTGATATCTTTGGATTTTGATttcatgtttaaaaaaataatagcacGAAATAATGGATATGCAAATCTGCTCAGAACGGAGCGTACACTTAATGGAATTTCCTCCACTGTATTACACTAGCCGTAGAGTCGTATGTAGTTGATGTAGTTTAAATCAATGAGGtccaacagaagaaaaaaaaatcgatcgataCACAATTTTTGACACAATAGCAACGAATAAAACGAAGACAGAAACGAACACGACACCGTATTAGAAAACCAAACTAAATTCTAATGGCATGTGGTATGTATCTTTAGAGGAAGCTTCCGCGTCAGCGAGCTAACACGCAATCAATAGCTAAATATTAACGTAACTCAAAGCCATTATCCGTTAGAGCTAGCAACAGGACAGTATGGTAATAGTGCATCACGTCTTAAAACAGACGATCTTAAGTAGTAATTCAGGAATCGGCCTGCCACCGGGCAGCGTTCAACAAATCAACCACTGCCATTTTCAAACCTCTCAATAACTGGACGTAGATATTTAGAAACTTGTATCGTGTATCGTGTTTAAACAATATTCCGATTATCATCTCAAAACAAAGTAGGAACATCTTATCAAACATACAGCGACGAGCGAGCGGAAGGGTGAAATATCACGTGAGAATTGGACTGATTGTGAATTGTGTTCGGTGGCAGAAAAGGTAGGCATCATTTCAGGGATAGTTTTCTTACAATCAATTAACACATAGCGTACCGTAAATTAGTAGAAAACGGCTACAGCGAACCAAAAATATATAAGGGAAAACAAGTAGTATCCGTTTATGTTTGCTCACCAAACATGTGTTTGTACCATCGTTTATTTCGGCAGTATCTGAGCTGATAGTTCTGAAGTAttctaatttaaaacattgaaTTCGTCACTAAGCAGTATGTGTGAACCGTAAGGAACAATCTACCGACATTACCATTGCTAAATATggacaacaaaatacaaacattAAGCAACAATCATAAACCGTTTAGACTTATACAACGAAACAattctgtctgtgtgtgtttggttgttgaAAAATGCATTTGGACTCTCTTCTAATGTGAAAGAAATTCTTTCCTCCTTTTGTTCTGCTCCACTCTACAACACATTACCCTTCAACCGATCGACCGTTTCCTCGGCAATGATCTTTATCAAACTCTCATCGTACTGTTTGTTGTCTTCGGTTTGAGCTTCACCGGCTCTACGAGTTGAATTCGTTTTCACCTGTCCTGTGGCTGGCGACGacgttgttgctggtgctgccgaAGAGTTAAACCATCCATTACTACCCGGCTGACGTGCTGCAGGATCGTTTCCAAATGTGGACCATATTCGTTTTGATAATGTTCGCAAAGGTGTGTATcatgccaaagaaaacaaaaataaacgaaaaacaaaatgaaagaaaataatagaaataagGATTTTCACGACTTGCCAACGACCAAACGCCACATGCCACTTCCTCCGTTTCCACAGCAAAGGCCCGCCCAGACTCCAACGACCCAGCGAAATGGACAACACtaaaagtgtttgtgtgttactatgctattgttttgtttcggaaagattaacacacgcacaacatattttttgttttactctaCCACCGATATACGATATACGGGTGGCTGATGGAGATGGAGCGGGAACTGAGAACAACCCCAATTCCTTCTACTTTATTCGCTCACTCAAAATGCGCCCTCTTAACGactaaactaaacaaaaatgcaacctGCGCTTACTGCGACACGCGCGTTTCTTTATACCATACACCAAACGAAGCGATCTCTTGTGTGCCTCACTCTCTTTCCCACTCAATCTCTCACTCTGTCTCCCTCTTCTCTCATTCTATTTAATTGCCCTTGCTTCCCTGCTGTTTGCACGATGATTATACAGAAAGGGGAGGGAGGAAACAAAACTATCATCCTCGCAACTGTCGACGTATCCCAGAGTTTTGTGTTGAGTGAGCACGCCTTTGCTCACACAATAACCCGGAGGCAGATCGTTAAAGGCATTAGAATTAGAGACGGAGAGAGGCTCAGCGGCTGGGGGATAGAATCCCGGAAAGGAACATGAAATCGCGGCACATAATCCATCTTGCAATTTCCCTGACCGATCATCGTCTTCACCCGCCAGTACACGGTACTACTACACGCTG
Proteins encoded:
- the LOC1279018 gene encoding kelch-like protein 17 isoform X1, with product MFLPVKSNTSPTANGETVNGGEDVTTVTCNSTQTPSDLSPPNMSNDDILPQAHHQNPGHCIASFSAINRMRQNAQLCDVTLEVGGETINAHKVILASVSPYFYAMFNDDMLERNCDVVTLHDIDPSSLKQLIEYAYSGEITITEDNVQVLLPASSLLQIQSVREACCKFLLRQLHPSNCLGIRSFADAHSCKELHSRSHRYALQNFQQVVGTEEFLLLGFNEVQDLISNSQLNICSEEKVFMAVLNWVKHDLSERKKHISELMSHVRLPLVSREFLMNCVETEALVREESHCKELLLEAMKYHLLPEQRSSLVSQRTLERRPEGMRSYIFAVGGGSLFAIHNECECYNPKTNAWMTISPMISRRSRAGVTSLRKLLYVVGGYDGENDLATAECYNPLTNEWTNITPMGTKRSCLGTCAFDGLLYVCGGYDGASCLSSVERYDPLTGVWTSCPAMSTRRRYCRVAVLDNCIYSLGGFDSSNYQSSVERFDPRVGSWSSVPSMTSRRSSCGVAALDGYLYCIGGSDGTMCMQTGERFNLRTNAWEPISAMHSRRSTHEVVEANGFLYALGGNDGSSSLNSVERYDPKVNKWTIVTSMLTRRSSIGASVLECFNLERGLLQTSI
- the LOC1279018 gene encoding kelch-like protein 17 isoform X2, which produces MSNDDILPQAHHQNPGHCIASFSAINRMRQNAQLCDVTLEVGGETINAHKVILASVSPYFYAMFNDDMLERNCDVVTLHDIDPSSLKQLIEYAYSGEITITEDNVQVLLPASSLLQIQSVREACCKFLLRQLHPSNCLGIRSFADAHSCKELHSRSHRYALQNFQQVVGTEEFLLLGFNEVQDLISNSQLNICSEEKVFMAVLNWVKHDLSERKKHISELMSHVRLPLVSREFLMNCVETEALVREESHCKELLLEAMKYHLLPEQRSSLVSQRTLERRPEGMRSYIFAVGGGSLFAIHNECECYNPKTNAWMTISPMISRRSRAGVTSLRKLLYVVGGYDGENDLATAECYNPLTNEWTNITPMGTKRSCLGTCAFDGLLYVCGGYDGASCLSSVERYDPLTGVWTSCPAMSTRRRYCRVAVLDNCIYSLGGFDSSNYQSSVERFDPRVGSWSSVPSMTSRRSSCGVAALDGYLYCIGGSDGTMCMQTGERFNLRTNAWEPISAMHSRRSTHEVVEANGFLYALGGNDGSSSLNSVERYDPKVNKWTIVTSMLTRRSSIGASVLECFNLERGLLQTSI